TCTACAGAAAGATCGCTTATTTCCTGGGGGTGATGATCGTCGCATCACTCCTTTTTGGCCTGTCCGCAACGAAGCAGGCATCCGCGCAGCAGTCGGCCGGGAACGCTCCGTTCATCAACTCGTGGCTGGTGTCGGGGCCATTCGATTCACCGGTGGTCGACAAGCAGTATGAATGTGAAGCCGATGGCCCGGCGACCCCGGTCGACGGGAAGACGAAGATTGCCCCGAAGGTCGGAGAGCCGTTGGGCTTCGGCGACGAAAGCAGAAACTGGGAGTACTTCGACGACCGCATCTATAACCGGAACTACGACGACTACCAGGATCTTGACGGGTATTACTCCGTCAAGAAGGGTGTCGACACGAAGAACAAGTACGTGTACGCGCACACGTACGTCTACAGTCCGGTCGATCAGCAGGCGTATTTCAACGCCGGGGCGAGCGGTTCGTACCGCCTGTATGCGAACGACAGCTGTCTGACGGCCCCGAGCACCCCGGTGGAGGTGCAGAAGGATCTGACAAAGCAAGCTGTCCAGCTGCACGCGGGCTGGAACAAGCTGATGATTCAGATCAAGCACACCTATACGGAGGACGTGAATTCAAACGGTGTGCCGATCGCCAAGGATCAGAACGTCGCCTATCTAGGGTTCTACGGCCGGGTGGCGGATCAGAACGGCAACAAGATCGATGGTCTGGTCAATTCCGTGACAGGGTCTTCGGGGAGTCTGCAGATCGTGTCGCAGGGACTCTCGACCGACGACGCGATCCATACTCCGCTCCCGAAGAACAACATGCCCACCGGTTACAAGGAATGGCCGTACGTCTGGAACAAGTCGGCGGGCGGCAACAAGTACGGGCTCAGCGCTTCGGCTTTCCAGTTCATGGCTGCCGGTGGCGCGCCGGGCTACACCTGGAAGATCATCGACGGGAAGTTGCCTGATGGTCTGGAACTGAACCCCGATGGCTCCATCGCGGATGGACTGGTCAACGGGAAAGTCGATCTGAACAGCACCAAAGGCGTCATTGGCGTCAACACCGAACCAGGCGACTACCACTTCACCGTCCAGGTGGCGGATAAGGAAGGGAAGACTGCGTCAAAAGACTTCACCATCAAGGTGAAGGAACGTCCGAACAAGTGGTTCGAGGAAGGCAGGGTCAGCGCACTGACCCATTCCACCCCGACGTACAACTACTTCGTGGATCCCAACTACTCCGTTGATCAATGGGCGGAGAGGGCGAAGCGTGAAGGGCATTCGCTGGTTTCGGTGGAATCCCTGCAACAGAACTACTTCTGGCCGTCAAAATTCGCCGATCCGAAGCACATCAGGGCGGAGTACCTCCCCAAGGACAAGGGCGGAAAAGTAGTAGACGGGTTGAAGCCGTACGAACAGGCGGTAAAGCGTTACGGCATGAAGTTCGGCCTGTACTACGCGACCGAGGGCGGCGGTTTGCAGCATTACTCCACTGATGTGTTCGTGCAGAATGTGGAGGATCTCATTCAGCGCTACGCTCCGGACTACCTGTACTTCGACGGTCCACAGGCAATGCCCAACGCCAACTACGACGCGATGTACAGCGCGGTACGCAACCAGAGTGATGAGATCATCGTGGACTCGAATGCCCAGGGGGCGGAGTACGGTGATCCGGATCTGAGAACCAGCGAGGCGTCGGGCATCTACGCCAATACGGGGAAGAACCATCTTCTCAAGCGGACCCCCATGGAACCGTGGAAGATGATCCACACCAAGAACATGCTCTCGCCGTACTACGGCAAGCGCGACGACTTCAGGCAGGTCACCAAAGAGATGGTGATGAATGCCGGTCGGGGCTATGTCGACAACAACGATCAATCGGTTCTCGACAGCCGGGGACCGAACTGGGACTCTCCCCAGGACATCGCCACGCGGTATCCGAAGGCTGCCCAGGAATTCATCGACGTACGAGAGGACCTCGCGAACTGGTTCGCTCCGG
The DNA window shown above is from Streptomyces sp. NBC_01445 and carries:
- a CDS encoding galactose-binding domain-containing protein, giving the protein MSSFYRKIAYFLGVMIVASLLFGLSATKQASAQQSAGNAPFINSWLVSGPFDSPVVDKQYECEADGPATPVDGKTKIAPKVGEPLGFGDESRNWEYFDDRIYNRNYDDYQDLDGYYSVKKGVDTKNKYVYAHTYVYSPVDQQAYFNAGASGSYRLYANDSCLTAPSTPVEVQKDLTKQAVQLHAGWNKLMIQIKHTYTEDVNSNGVPIAKDQNVAYLGFYGRVADQNGNKIDGLVNSVTGSSGSLQIVSQGLSTDDAIHTPLPKNNMPTGYKEWPYVWNKSAGGNKYGLSASAFQFMAAGGAPGYTWKIIDGKLPDGLELNPDGSIADGLVNGKVDLNSTKGVIGVNTEPGDYHFTVQVADKEGKTASKDFTIKVKERPNKWFEEGRVSALTHSTPTYNYFVDPNYSVDQWAERAKREGHSLVSVESLQQNYFWPSKFADPKHIRAEYLPKDKGGKVVDGLKPYEQAVKRYGMKFGLYYATEGGGLQHYSTDVFVQNVEDLIQRYAPDYLYFDGPQAMPNANYDAMYSAVRNQSDEIIVDSNAQGAEYGDPDLRTSEASGIYANTGKNHLLKRTPMEPWKMIHTKNMLSPYYGKRDDFRQVTKEMVMNAGRGYVDNNDQSVLDSRGPNWDSPQDIATRYPKAAQEFIDVREDLANWFAPERGPERHESTTGTTPYFLADAGYEDDGRGNYEKFAFPNSTTGPQWGYATARDNNIYLHILKGPDGKKGFDAITDKSLTIRPVKDRVKSVRWLNSDVPVTSFRQKDDSLTIDLADVKEDPIDTIVKIETDNPERKYKLTDVDVTGEQLAPKVLKVKAEGYMTYPALKAKLSHVTYSSADPGTANVRPSGIVHPVSDGTTSITVRGTYEGVTKQGVLKVTVKDGLVHAADMLSASLSVEGKEAYGEFGLNDGLKYELQGRSTAGGPIGLDAARITWHGGIVDLAGGDKYKPVAIKEVDTFGFKGKKISTPQVKEPTRGVVWADVTLDGKTHRTNWVFMDLLPYRNLAKGAEVTADQGQDALSNLTDGRLIDGDHFDQSKWSVPGSEKAWIQFKLPAKSDLANIGINFNTLDQKYVNTPKTIKIQTSVDGVTWSDAGTVNGPTGTAYFGFHDQYPLNAQAQYVKLAFDDGSNGSTTDLLEVAVNGR